GCACGAGACGCAAACCTGATATAACAGATTCCCAAAAAGCAGATATGTGGTAAGATAGACAAAATATAAAAGTAACAGTGTTTCAAACGTTTTAAACCAAAAATACTGCCGCCTTACTTGCCTGAATGACTGAAATTATTCAGTCGGGCGGGGCTCAGTTGACCCCGTACTCAAAACAAACTATTATATTTTTATTCTTTAAATCCTTGTTATTCAATTTATCCCTTAAGAGCCGCCTTAGCTCAGTTGGTAGAGCAACTGTTTTGTAAACAGTCGGTCCTCGGTTCAAGTCCGAGAGGCGGCTCTTAGTGGAGAAATTACTTATATGATTGATACGGGGTAAATGCCGCGACTGTTTTGCCTGTCCCGTAGCATCCATCTTACTAGGTGGATTGATTCTGGAATAAACAGTCGTCCTCGCCTGCCCGAATGACTAAAATCATTCAGTCGGGGGGGTTCAAGTCCGAGAGGCGGCTCCAGAAAATAATATCCTTGCGTAAGAATGCAATCAAGTATAAAGTACATACAAAATACTTTCTCATGGATCTCATACTCTCAACAAGGAATCAAAGCAAAATCGTTCAGATAAAAGAACTTTTTAAAAATCTTGATATTACCTTACTCTCTTTAGATGAAGCAGGGATAGAAGGCGAAGCCATAGAGGACGGCCTGAGTATTCAGCAGAATGCCTTCAAAAAGGCAGACTACGCACACAGGAAATCAAATGGTGTATATTGGACAATGGCAGATGATACTGGTCTTTTCATTAAAGTTTTGTATGGTGCTCCGGGTGTTAAATCAGCTAGATGGGCAGGAGAAAAAGCAACAACAGAAGATACTATGAATTTCTGTTTGAAATGCATTGCGGGATTTGAAGACAGAAATGCAACATTTAGAACCTCTGTTGTAGTAATATCACCAACAAGAGTTGCAAGTTATTTTAAAGGAGAAGTGGGAGGAAGATTATTGAAAGAACCACGATGTGTACCTCAACCACAAATGCCCTATAGTCCACTTTTTATACCAAACGGTTCGGATAAGGTTTGGGCAGAGATGAGCACTGAGGAGGAAAACGCAATTTCCCATCGCGGTATTGCATTTAGGCAAGCAATTGCCTTTTTAGAAAAAATTCAAAAATGAGAGCAGGCAGCTTACAAATAACGTAAGCTGTTTTATTTTTTCTTTAAATCTTTCGGGTTAACAGGTATTAATTTACCATCTTTTTCTATCCACGTCATCGCGCCTTTTCGTTCTTGCCTCGCCATATACCCTTCTAATACTTTATTAGTATCCGTTCTCATAAAACTTTTAAGCCTTGCAGAGACATGGTCTGCTACAGCAGTTTTAGCTATTTCATTTTTATTTATTGGCGTAGTTTTTCTACCATGAGGCTCTCTTTGTTGATGTAATTCGTATTTATTCATACAAAAAATTAGTTAGTAAATGTAAATCCTTCTTTGGTAAGTATTTCCCTCCTTTTCTTTTCCCCGCCACGATTATAGTTCCCTATTTTCCCATCTGTTCTGATCACTCGATGGCACGGAATTTTTGGATCATAATTCTTGCTCATGTAGTAGCCAACAGTACGAGATGCCTTACTATTACCTGCTCGTTTGGCAACTTCACCATAGGTCAGAACACGTCCCTTTGGAATTTTCCCGACTATAGCCAATACTTTGTCTCTAAAAGTTTTCATGATAGCGGTGCGATAAAATTATCATCATAATTTACATTCGCAATGTATAAAAGTATGATACAGGTAATAAATACTATTACCAAGAGTATAAACCGTCTTTTCTCCCAAAGCAATTTCTGCTTGATTTTATAAGGTGTTTCTTTT
The Candidatus Nomurabacteria bacterium genome window above contains:
- a CDS encoding non-canonical purine NTP pyrophosphatase produces the protein MDLILSTRNQSKIVQIKELFKNLDITLLSLDEAGIEGEAIEDGLSIQQNAFKKADYAHRKSNGVYWTMADDTGLFIKVLYGAPGVKSARWAGEKATTEDTMNFCLKCIAGFEDRNATFRTSVVVISPTRVASYFKGEVGGRLLKEPRCVPQPQMPYSPLFIPNGSDKVWAEMSTEEENAISHRGIAFRQAIAFLEKIQK
- a CDS encoding MGMT family protein, which encodes MKTFRDKVLAIVGKIPKGRVLTYGEVAKRAGNSKASRTVGYYMSKNYDPKIPCHRVIRTDGKIGNYNRGGEKKRREILTKEGFTFTN